CGTAACGTTGTAGCCCGCATTTTTAAGCTGTTCGACTAATTCGTCTTGCGTTTCGATTTCATTATTTGTGATAATATCGCGAATGCGAATATGGCGTTGTCCTTTGTTCACAAAAGTCACCTCGTTAAATTTTTTTGAGAATCTATGTATATTTACACTACCATTTGCATAAAAAAAATTCAAGAAAAACCCGTACATATGTTCAAAAATACCATCATGACAACTATGATGAAATTCACTTCCCCACTCATTTTACAAAAATTTCATCTCTACATTAATGTAAATGATTGCATTTATGAATAAATTATTTGGCAAATAATTTCCTTAAAAATAAAAAACGCAAAACAAAGAGTGCTCTTCATTTTGCGTCTTTCATTATTTTAATTGAGTATGCGCTTCTTTTACAAGGCGATCGAAATCTGTAAATGCCGCTACTTCTTCTCCTGCATGTGGGTTGTAGAGATGGAATAAAAACTCAATATTCCCCTCGCCACCTGTAATTGGTGAGAATGATGCGTCTTTTACTACGAAGCCTACTTGCGTTGCCATTTTTGCCGTTTCTTCTAACACTGCTAAATGGACTTTCGGCTCGCGTACGATGCCTTTTTTCCCTACGTTTTCACGACCCGCTTCAAATTGAGGCTTCACAAGTGCCATGACATCTCCACCAGGCATTAATACCGTTTTAAGTACAGGTAAAATTAATGACAGCGAAATAAATGACACATCGATTGTCGCGAAATCTGGTAAACCTTCGACTAGGTCTTCCGGTTTTGTATAACGGAAATTGGTTTTCTCCATTACCGTTACACGCTCGTCTGAACGAATTTTCCAAGCTAATTGATTAGAACCAACATCTAATGCGTAGCAATGACGTGCGCCGTTTTGTAAGGCACAGTCTGTAAAGCCGCCCGTAGATGAACCGATATCTAGCATAAGCTTGCCATCAACAGACATGTCGAAAATTTGTAGTGCTTTTTCTAGCTTTAAGCCACCACGAGAAACATATTTTATATCTGAACCTTTTACTTGTAGTGGTGCATCAACAGCAATTTTTTCGCCCGGTTTATCGATGCGAATTTCGTTTGAAAATACTAAGCCTGCCATAATCGAGCGCTTCGCTTTTTCACGCGTTTCGCATAAGCCGCGCTCTACAAGTAATACGTCCACACGTTCTTTTGGTTGTTTTGTTGTCATAACTTATTTAAACCCTACCTGACTGTTTATTCGGTACAAGCTGTGTGATGCGTTTTACCGCTTCGTCAGCTGTTACATGTATTTCTGCAAGTAATAGGTCTACTTCACCGTGCTCGATAAACTCATCTGGAATGCCGATACGGTCTAATTGAATGTTGCGGTAACCATTGTCAAACGCAAACTCTAATACTCCGCTACCAAAACCACCTTGAAGCATTGATTCTTCAATCGTTAAAATTGGTAGCTCTGCTTTCATGATATCATGCAGCATTGCTTCGTCCATCGGTTTAATGAAACGCGCATTTACTACGCGTACAGAAACCCCTTGCTCCGCTAGCTTCTCAGCTGCTTCAAGCGCCATACCAATCGTTGTACCGAACGTTAAAATAACCGCGTCTGACCCCTCACGTAACACTTCCCATGAGCCAATTGGTAAAGCTTTCATTTCTGCATCCATCTCTACGCCTAACCCGTTTCCTCGTGGGTAACGCATTGCGATAGGACCGTCATCATATGCAAGTGCTGTTTTCACCATATGTTGGCCTTCGTTTTCATCTTTTGGCATCATTAATACCAAGTTCGGAATGTGACGAAGGAATGAAATATCAAATACCCCTTGATGCGTTTCACCATCCGCGCCAACAAGTCCTGCACGGTCAATCCCGATGAAAACATTTAGCTTTGGACGTGCGATATCATGTAAGACTTGGTCATACGCACGTTGTAGAAATGTTGAATAGATCGCTAAAAATGGCTTCATGTTTTGTGTTGCAAGACCTGCTGCCATTGTTGTCGCGTGCTGTTCGGCAATCCCTACATCAAAGAAACGGTTCGGGAAATCTTTTTTAATCCCTTCAAGCTTCGAACCAACAGGCATCGCCGGTGTGATTGTTGCGATACGCTCGTCTTCTACCATGCATTTGCGTACTGATTCAGCAACTAAACTACTCCAAGCTGGACCTTTTGCCGCTGATTTCACAAAGGCACCTGTTTCCATT
The sequence above is a segment of the Solibacillus sp. FSL H8-0523 genome. Coding sequences within it:
- the dxs gene encoding 1-deoxy-D-xylulose-5-phosphate synthase, whose protein sequence is MDLTKISSPSFLKDLNKKQLEALAGDIRAFLIEKCSKTGGHIGPNLGVVELTIALHKAFNSPKDKFLWDVGHQAYVHKILTGRADQFDTLRQFKGLCGFPKLVESEHDMWETGHSSTSLSAAMGMAAARDIKGDKNFVVPVIGDGALTGGMALEAINHIGHEKTNMIVILNDNEMSIAPNVGALHDVLGRLRTAKEYSRAKEDLESLMLKIPMVGDKLAATAERVKDSLKYLVVSGVFFEEMGFKYLGPIDGHDFESLEKTLEYAKKVNGPVLVHVLTKKGKGYKPAEDDTVGTWHGTGPYKMETGAFVKSAAKGPAWSSLVAESVRKCMVEDERIATITPAMPVGSKLEGIKKDFPNRFFDVGIAEQHATTMAAGLATQNMKPFLAIYSTFLQRAYDQVLHDIARPKLNVFIGIDRAGLVGADGETHQGVFDISFLRHIPNLVLMMPKDENEGQHMVKTALAYDDGPIAMRYPRGNGLGVEMDAEMKALPIGSWEVLREGSDAVILTFGTTIGMALEAAEKLAEQGVSVRVVNARFIKPMDEAMLHDIMKAELPILTIEESMLQGGFGSGVLEFAFDNGYRNIQLDRIGIPDEFIEHGEVDLLLAEIHVTADEAVKRITQLVPNKQSGRV
- a CDS encoding TlyA family RNA methyltransferase, which gives rise to MTTKQPKERVDVLLVERGLCETREKAKRSIMAGLVFSNEIRIDKPGEKIAVDAPLQVKGSDIKYVSRGGLKLEKALQIFDMSVDGKLMLDIGSSTGGFTDCALQNGARHCYALDVGSNQLAWKIRSDERVTVMEKTNFRYTKPEDLVEGLPDFATIDVSFISLSLILPVLKTVLMPGGDVMALVKPQFEAGRENVGKKGIVREPKVHLAVLEETAKMATQVGFVVKDASFSPITGGEGNIEFLFHLYNPHAGEEVAAFTDFDRLVKEAHTQLK